CGCGCATTGCCGCAGGCGCTTGCCGCGGGCAAACCCATAGTCGCTTACGATTGCGACGGCGCGCGCGAAGTATGCCGCGATAACGAAACCGGATTTCTCGTTCGCCCCGGTGATTTGACCACGTTGCGCGAACGACTGGGAAGGCTCGTGGCCGACGCCGCGTTGCGCGAAAAATTCGGACGCTGTGGCCAGGAATTTGTTCGCGAACACTTTCCTGTGGAAAAGATGGTGGACGATTTATTCGCGCTTTACTTGAAGCTGTCCCCTGCGCGTAAATAAAGGAACGTGATTTTTCCTTTCAATGTTTATCTTGCTGCGCTGGTGGCCGCGTTCGCCGTATCGCTGCTGGCGCTGCCCGGATGCCGCGCGTTGTGCCGCCGCATTGGGCTGTTGGATGATCCCGGCCATCGCAAAATTCACGCCACGCCCATTCCTCTCGCCGGCGGGTTCGCGGTGCTCATCGGCATGGTAATTCCGCTTCTGCTCGGCGCAGCGATGGTGCATTGGAATTTGCCCAAACTGCATCACGGCGATGGACTGCTGGAACATGGTCTTGTCAAACGAGGCTGGGAATTGATCGCCATCATCATTGGAGCATTTATCATCGTCCTCACCGGCGGACTCGACGATAAATACGAACTGCGTCCCGCCGTAAAGTTTGCCGGCCAATTTTTCGCCGCAGTTCTAATCGCAAAAGCGAACGTCCGCATCACTCTGTTCGTTCACAGCGATATTTTCAGTTACGCCATCACCATTCTTTGGATTCTCACCGTGATCAATGCCTTCAATTTCATGGACAACATGAACGGCCTCTGCGCGGGACTGGGTGCGATCAGCGCCTGGACTTTCGCATTGATCGCCGGGATGGATGGTCAATATCTCGTGACGATTCTCGCGCTCCTGACGAGCGGGGCATTGCTCGGATTTCTGCCCTACAATTTTCCGCGCGCCAGCGCGTTTCTCGGCGATACCGGCAGCCATCTCGTCGGTTACCTCCTCGCGGTCATGGCCATCCTTCCGCATTTTTACACCGCGCAACATCCGCGTCATTTCACGGTGCTCATTCCCCTGCTCATCCTTGCCGTGCCGCTGGGCGATCTCGTGTGGGTGGTGATTTTGCGCTGGCGCATCGGCCAGCCCTTTTATCAGGGCGACAACAATCATCTGTCGCATCGCCTGGTAAAACGCGGCTGGAGCAAACCCAACGCCGTGCTCATTATCTGGCTGCTTGCCGCTGTCTGCGGCGGAGTGGCCGTCGCGCTAATGCTTGTTCCCGGATAATTCCGCCGGTGGCTGCGTTTGCGCGCCTTTGGTCGCGATGGCTTCAGACAAAAGCCCCAGCGCCTCCGCGCGCAAGACCGCGCCCACCAGCCGGTTTTCCGTTCGCGAATTGACCACGGGAATATTTCGCAATTCACTCGAGAGTAGCACCGGCAGCGTATCGAGCAATAATTGATCGGGCGTGATCGTGAGCGGCGGCGGGCGCATCACGTCGTAGGCGATGACTGCGCTCATTTCCTCACCTGCCGAGAGATATTCTTTTAAGTCTTGCAACGCGACGACGCCAATCAATTTATAGCCGCTGTCCACCACGGGCAAAAAATTATTCGGGCTGGTAAGAAAACGCTCGCCGATCTGTTGCAGGGTGGCCGTCTCGCGAATTGGCGGCACCGGCGTGTGCATGAGGTCGGCCACGGTTTGCTCTGTTGCCGAACCGGGCCGAAGATTTTCCCGGTCCATGAGCAAGCCTTTTTTGCGTAACGGCGCCGTGTAAATCGAATCTGTGTGAATGCGCCGCGCGACCAAAGTTGAAATCACGCATGCCAGCATCAACGGCGGCATCACTGAATAGTTCAATGAAATTTCAAACACCATGATCATCGCCAGCAATGGTGAACGCGTGGTGGCCGCAAGCATGCTGCCCATGCCCACCAATGCGAATGCGCCCGTCGGCAGTTCGCTTCCCAGTCCCAGCCGATGCAACGCCGTGCCGGTGATCGAGCCTACTGCCGCGCCGAGAAACAATGTTGGTGTGAAGACACCGCCCACCGCGCCTGAACCCACCGCCGCGAGTGTTGCGAGCAATTTGGCAAAATACAGCGCCAGCAAACCGATCAGCGGATACGCGTATTCCAAAAATCGCTCGTGCAATATTTTATTGGTGACGCCGTAACCGTTGCCCCACACATCGGGATAACCGAGTGTGATCAATCCCACGATTAATCCGCCAATCATCAACCGCACATAAATCGGCACCGGAATTTTTTTGAACCCGGCTTGTGACCAATCGAGCATGCGCAGAAAAACCGCGCCCATGATTCCAGTGAGCGCGCCCAGCACCAGGAACCACGGCAGCTTGGTCAGGCTGTTGAAATCGAACGGCGGCACGTCGTACCACGGTTGCAATCCAAAAAAGCTTCGCGAAACCATCGCCGCGATGACCGAGGAAAACACCAGCGGCGCGAACAGGCTCATCGAAAAATTTCCCAGCACAATCAGCGACGCAAAAACCGCGCCCGTGATCGGCGCATTGTACGCCGCCGCGATTCCCGACGCCGCGCCGCACGCCGTCAGCAGGCGCAGGCGATACGGTTGCCAATGCGCAAACTGTCCCCACTTCGACGCAAACGTCGCGGAAAGCTGCGTGATCGCGCCTTCGCGTCCGATGGATGCGCCGCTACCGATGCTGATCAGTGAGGAGATGGCCTGCACAATGCCCGTGCGCGCGGGCAGCCGACCATCGCTCGTCGTCACCACTTCAAGAATATTGGTTGAGCCTTGCTTGCCCACGAGTCGCAAGCCCCAATACAACACCACTCCTGCGACCAATCCGCCAATCATCGGAACCAGCAATCGGATTGGATAACTGCTGCTCGCGGCGAGTTCGACCGGATCGCCCGTGCGCTGAAGAAAAAGCAACTGCGAGAGATCAATGCATTTGTGAAAAACCAGATTGACCAGTCCGCCGATCACGCCCACGCCGCCGGCGAGCACCAAATGAAATGCCTCCTCGCTGAAGCGCAATTTTTCGCGGATGCGCAAGGCACGCTGCCAATGCTTGCGGGCCAGCGCCCGGAGCGTCGTGATCAACTGCTCGATTTTACCCTTGCCAGCCTGCACTGGTTTAATATGCCCGCAGTTGATTCCTTTTACGAGTCGCGATTTCATTTGCCTCGCGATGGCCAACACCGCCGCCTTGCAAATCGCCGCCTCGTCAGCCAAAGTAGCGGGAATGGATAAGCGTTTTTACATCACGACTGCGATTGATTACGTCAATGGCGAACCGCACCTCGGCCATGCGTACGAGAAAATTGTGTCGGACGTCATCGCGCGGTCACAGCGCAGTTTCGGGCAGGATGTTTTTTTTCTTACTGGTCTGGATGAACACGGGCAAAAAGTTCAGCAAGCCGCGCTGGCGCAAGGAAAGAGTCCTCAGGCTTACTGCGACGAACTGTTTAGCATTTGGAAAAATTTTCCAACCAAACTGGAATTGACGAATGATGATTTCGTCCGCACCACCGAGCCGCGCCACAAAAAATTTGTCCAAGCGATCCTGTCCAAACTCAACGAGCGCGGACATTTTTATAAGGCCGCCTATAAAGGTTATTATTCAACGAAGGAAGAAACTTTTTTGACGGAGAAAGACCGTTTGCCCGATGGCTCGTTTCCCGCGAATTACGGCCAGGTAACCGAGTTGCTCGAAGAGAATTATTATTTCAAACTCAAAGACCAGCAAGCGTGGCTCATTGAATATATCGAATCGAACCCGAATTTTATCCAGCCGGATTATCGCCGCAATGAAGTGCTTGGCTTCCTCAAAAATAATGCGCTCGAAGACCTCTGCATCTCCCGGCCAGTGAATCGCCTGAACTGGGGCATCCCCATTCCGTTCGATGCCAATTTCGTCACCTACGTGTGGTTCGACGCACTGGTGAATTATATCAGCGTTGCCGCCGCGCAGGGTGATCCGCTCGTGAATGCCGCCGCCGGAACTGTTTCCGAATCGCCGAATGCCGCTCAACTCTGGCCCGCCGATATTCACGTCATCGGCAAAGACATTTTGAAATTTCACGCCGTCTATTGGCCGATCATGCTCAAAGCGATGGGCCTTCCCTTACCTAAGCAAATTCTCACGCACGGCTGGTGGCAAAAAGATGGCGAGAAAATAAGCAAGAGCACCGGCAACGTCGTAGATCCCATCGCCGTGATTGACGAATGGGGGCTGGATGCGTTTCGTTTTTATCTGGTGCGCGAATTGGCGATCGGCCCCGATGGAAATTGGACCGATGCCGGTTTTCAAGCGCGTTATCAGGCCGAGCTTGCCAACGGCCTCGGCAATCTCGTGAACCGTTCGCTTTCGATGCTCAAGCGTTATCGCAATGGCGTCGTTCCCCAGCGTTCTGATGAACTCAGCGCCGAAGCCGCCAAAATCATCGCTGAAACTCGCGCGCATCTGGAACAAAATCAATTGCAAGCCGCGCTCGTTTCGATCTGGTCGCTGGTCAACCGCGCCAATCAATACGTGGACCAGACTGCGCCGTTCAAACTGGCGAAAGATCCTTCGCGCGCGCAACGGCTCGACGAGGTGCTCTACAATCTCGCGGAAAGTTGCCGCATCCTCGCGGTGCTGCTCTGGCCGTTTTTGCCGGGAACGTCCTCGAAAATTTATGCGCAACTGGGCTTGAGCGGCGCGCCGGAAAAATTTTCCGCGGCGGCCTGGGGCGGACTTCCCGCCGGCCACGCTATCGGCGAACCCGCGGCGCTATTCCCGCGCAAAGACAAGCCGCCGGCCTAACCAACATGGACTGGATGGGCACGCAAGGAAGCGATACCATGAAACCGCAGTTGCGCCGCAAGATTGCTTTTGGGCTGCGAGGATTTCTGTCGCTATTCCTCCTCGCGCAAGCCGCCCGCGCGCAGGTTCTCGCGTTACCGCCTCGCCCGGCCGATGCGCTCACCGGAAGCGTGTTTGCGCAGAGTCTCACCAATCTTGCCCGGCCAGAGCGCGAGGAAAAAATTTACCAGCAGATCGCGCTGGGAAACGTGCCCGATTTTCTACGGCTGCTTTGCCCGGTTCAGGTTGAGATGAGCGAAAACGGAAAAACCAACTCGGCGATTTTTTATGTGACGCCGGACTACCTCGCCGTGGGTTGTGATACGAATTATTTTTTTACACCACTTACGCCCATCACGGCCCAGCGAGTTGCCGACCTGGCCCATTGCTCGCTGCCCACCCGTAAAATGGTGGACATGATTTACTCCAACGCGGTGGTCAAGCTTGCGCCGTTCCCAATTCTGCCGAATGCAGCGATGACGACCGTTCCCATTTTCATCGAGCATAATTATGCAATCGCGAATCAGCGTGAGGCTTCTCTGCCGGAACATCCGCTCGGCGCGTTGGTTGCGGGCGACAAAAAGGACGTAGTCATTTCGGCAAAACTTGCCGGCACATCCGGCAAGGTCGCCATCTACGGCTGGCATAAGCTGGACGGCCACGCGATCCAGCCATTATATCTTGGCCACACGGAAACCTGGGCCGATTACAGTCACGGAATTCGGCTCGTCCAAATGGAGATGACCGTAAATGGCAAGCAAACAACTGTCGCAACAACGCTCGCGGACCCGGCTTTATGCGAATTGTTGAGCGACGAAGGCCCGATCGGCACACCGCGCTATCCGACAACCTTCAAGCCGGTTCCCGTCGTTGCCAGCGCCACCGGAAGCGACACCAACCATGAAGCCAAATAAATCTCGCGATATATTTTGGCCTGGCATCCTGTGGTTGAGTCTGTTCGCTTTTTTTCTGAGCGGCTGCCAGAGTGCGCCGGTGATGCGAGCAGTCACCCTGCCCGGCTTTCAACCCGCGCCGTTTGATGAGCAGACGATTTCCTACGTGTTTGAGCCGGAGACGAAAGTTTATATTGATGCGCCACAACATTTCCCCGCGAACCGCAAAGTGAAATTGATTTTTTACGCGCTGCCCAACGGCAACACGACGGAACAGACCATCGGCAAACTCACCGGCACAAACGACGATGGACATTTCGACATTCAACACATCGGGGCGCAAACGCGATTCCTCCGGCGAGTCTATTCCAACGAGGCCATCGTTGTCGTTTATCTCGAATCGAATCAGCGAAGCTGGCCTGCGTGGCGCAAAAAACATGCGCTGCAACCCAACCTGGTTTTGCAACTCGTGGATGAAGTCAAAAAACGCTTCAGCAATTTCAATGTGCGGGTGACCTTGAGCGCTCACAGCGGTGGCGGCAGCGAAATCTTTGGCTTCATCAACGCTGAACAACACATCCCCGACGACGTCGAACGCATCGCTTTTCTGGACGCCAATTATGCCTACAACGAGTCGTTGCATCACAAAGAGAAATTGATCGAGTGGTTGCGCGATTCAAACCGCCATTATCTAAGCGTGCTGGCGTACAACGACGCGGTCGCGCTGCTCAATGGGACTAATTTTGTCTCCGCCACCGGCGGGACGTGGGGTCGCACCCACGCGATGTTGAAGGATTTAGGCAGTGAATTGAAATTTACTTCCCAAACCAATGCCGCGACTGGAATTGAAACCTATGCCGCATTGAACGGCCGCGTGGAATTTCTGCTCAAGGAAAATCCTGATCAAAAAATCTTTCACACCGTGCAAGTCGAGCGCAACGGTTTCATTCAAAGCCTGCTTTCCGGCACGCCGCATGAAGGCCAGGACTACATTTATTTCGGAGATCGCGCTTACACCAACTGGATCGCAACCAACTAACTCATACCATCATGAACCAGCAATCCCTGTTTAAAAAAATAAAGGCCGCCGCGTTGTTTGCGTTCCTGGCAGGCGCGCTTGCGTCGGCGCACGCCGCGGACGTTTTCTTTTCCGACGGTTTTGAAAATTACACTCTCGGTCCGCTGGATGCCGACCTCGCGGTGAGTTCGGGTGGCGTGAATAATTTCACCAATGGCGCTCCCTACGTGCGCGGCGCTTTTTTCAATCCGTGGTGGGGCAGCGAGCCACCGAACTTGATCGTGGTGGGCGCGGAGAATGGCGTGACGCCGCACAGCGGGAGCCAGATGGTTCGCGGCGCTTCCACTAATTTTATGACCGTTAGCCAGGACTTGTATAATATTGCCTACCGCGAAAATCTCGGCACGCCTTTCCGGGGAAACCTGGTGCTCGATTGGTGGTTCTACGACCCCATCGGCGCAGGCACGGGTGCGGTCAATTATCAGGATTCGATCTCACTGGTTTACTATCCCGATTTGCCAACGAACGCCGATTACACAGATCCATTCTTTTTCGGCGCGGGAGGCGCGAGTCAATTTGCGCTGGGCGCCGCCAAAGACCAAAATGGAGGTTTCAACCCAGCCAAATACCAGGCGGAAGTCGCCACCGGCAGCGGCTACGATGGCACCGGTCCCGGCCTCGGCTGGTTCAACACAGCCACGACGCGCAGCGTGGGCTGGCACCATGCGCGCATCACGATTTCCGCCGTCCTGCCGACGGGCGGTGCGTTTGTTTTCTTTTATATTGATGATCTTTCCCATGCGACGATGAGCACCAGCGCTCCAGTGGGCGTGGGTGTAAACGCGATTCAAATGGATGCGGGTTTCGGCACTACCACCGGTTACTATGATGATGTTACTTTTGACCTCTCGCAACACGCGCAATTAACCATGACAAGGTCGAAGACAAATATTGTCCTTCGCTGGCCGGCGGGTTGGGTGCTCCAAAGCGCAGCGAACGCGGTGGACACGAATTTTACCGACGTGCCGAGCGCTGCTAGTCCCTACACCAACAATTATTCCGTCGTCACGCACTTATACCGGTTGCGTTCGGCGAACCCTTGAACGATTTTGAAATCGTATCGCGCGGCTGAATTCCCGCTTGCACTGGGGGCCGCTGCTCGTTATTCCTTTCCGGCTAAATATGAATTATAAGATTTCACATCGCGCCGCGTCGCTCACGGCGTCGCTCACGCTGGCGATTGATGCCAAGGCCAAACAAATGAAGGCCGAGGGCGTGGACGTGGTCGGCTTTGGCGCCGGCGAACCGGATTTTGACACTCCGCAGCATATCAAGGATGCGTGTGCGAAAGCGCTCGCGGATGGTTTCACCAAATACACTCCGGCGGCGGGCATACCCGAATTGCGCCAGGCGGTCGCGGACAAATTCAAGCGCGATAACGGCCTCACGTATAAGCCATCGCAAGTGATCATTTCCTGCGGCGGCAAACATTCCTGTTACAACGTCATCCTCGCCACCTGCGAAGAAGGCGATGAGGTCATCATCCCCGCGCCGTATTGGCTGAGTTATCCCGAAATGGTGAAGCTCGCGGGAGCCATGCCGGTGATCATCGAGACGAGCGACCAGACGGAATTCAAAGTCACGCCGGCGCAACTGCGCGCGGCGATCACTCCGCGGACGCGTCTCTTCGTGCTGAACACGCCGAGCAATCCGACGGGCTCCCTCTACACGCGCGATGAGATCAAGGCGCTCGGAGATATCTGTGTCGAAAAAGGCGTGCTCATCATGAGCGACGAGATTTATGAGAAGCTCGTTTATGACGGCGCGGAACACGTGAGCGTGGCGAGCTTTTCGCAGGCGCATTATGAACACACGATCGTCGTGCACGGATTTGCGAAGGCGTGGTCCATGACGGGTTGGCGTCTTGGTTTTCTTGCGGCGCCGGAACCCATCGCCAAGGCGATTGACGCGATTCAAGGTCATAGCACGAGCAATCCGACTTCATTCGCGCAGAAGGGCGGCGTCGCGGCGTTGAACGGCTCGCAGGAGCATTTGAAACTGTGGCTGGCAGAGTTTGACAAGCGCCGCACCTACGCGCACAAGCGTTTCAACAGCATGCCGGGGATCACTTGCGTCAATGCAAAGGGCGCGTTCTATTTGTTTCCAAACATCTCGAAGCTCGGACTCAAGTCCACGGACTTCTGCGCGAAATTGTTGGAGCAGGAAAAAGTCGCGGCGGTTCCGGGAATTGCCTTCGGCGCGGATGATTACTTGCGCATCAGCTATGCGACGAGCATGGCGAATATCGAAAAAGGGTTGGACCGCATCGAGAAATTTGCCAAAGCGCTGGCGAAGTAAATTAAGTTCTGGTTCTCGTGATAACGTGGTGGAAAAACGAAACTGTTAAAACAGTTTCGCCTCTTCTCTTGCATTATACCCCCCCCAGCTAAAGCTGGGGGTTAATGAGAAACGGTGGAAAGTTTGAATGCCTTAGACGGCCAATTCCAATATCTTCGCGACGGCTTCTTCGACTTTCACTGGCGTTAGTGCACCGCCGCGGAGCTTCAATTCCACTTCGCCTTTGGCGAGAGATTTTTCGCCGATGCCGAGACGGATGGGAAAGCCGACGAGTTCGGAATCTTTAAACTTCACACCGGGACGTTCATCGCGGTCATCAAGAATTACGTCCACGCCTTTCGCGGTAAGCTCAGCATAAATCTTTTCAGCGAGCGTCATCACCGGACCGCCAGCGGCGACGCTCAGCGGCGTGATACATACACGATACGGCGCGACACTCAACGGCCAGATAATCCCGTCCTTGTCGTTCGATTGCTCAATGACCGCCTGCAACGTGCGGGTGACGCCGATGCCGTAACAACCCATCACGGCGGGTTGTTGTTTGCCGGCCTCGTCGAGGAACAATGCTTCGAGTTTCTCGCTGTATTTGGTGCCGAGCTTGAAAACGTGCCCAACTTCAATAGCCCGGCGAATTTTCAGCGGTTGTCCCGAGACGGTGCATAATTCACCGACCTGCACGGTACGCAAGTCAGCCCATTCGGTGGCCTTGATATCGCGGTCAATCGTAATGTTGCGAAGATGGAAACCATCTTCATTCGCGCCAGTCGTCATGCCGGATGCGCCACGAAGGACTTCATCGGCGATGATCCGCTGGCCGCTCACATTGACCGCGCCCAAACTGCCGGGATGCGCGCCGAGCGCGGCGAAGATTTCCTCGGGCGTCGCTGGACGAAATTGCGCGGTGCCGAGATGCGCGACAAACTTGGCTTCGTTCAACTGATCGTCGCCGCGCATGAGCGCGATGACCAATTTGCTTTCGACCATATAAATAAGCGTCTTGATTTGCGCGTGCGCGGCGACGTTGTGCGGCGCGGCAGCGAGCGCTTCGATGGTGAGGACCCCGGGCGTGGCAAATTTTTCGGGAGCGGCAGCGGCGGGAGTTTTGGGCGTCGCAGTCAACGGTCCCTGGCTGGTGGCTTTTTCAAGGTTCGCGGCGTATTTGCCGGACTCGCAATAAACCACTTCATTCTCGCCTGTCTCGGCGGGAACCATGAATTCGTGGGAGAATTTTCCGCCCATCACGCCGGTGTCAGCCTCAACCGCAATGGCCTTCAACCCGCAGCGTTGGAAGATGCGTGTGTAAGCGTCGTACATCTTTTGGTAGCTAAGTTGCGCGAGTTCGTCGGTGGCGTCGAAGCTGTAGGCGTCCTTCATGATGAACTCCTTCGCGCGCATCAAACCGAAACGCGGACGCACCTCGTCGCGAAACTTTGTCTGAATCTGATAAAAATTTTTCGGCAACTGGCGATACGAATTGATTTCTCCGGCGACGAGCGTCGTGATGACTTCCTCGTGCGTCGGCCCGAGAATCCATTCGCGCTTGTCGTGGTCGCGCGCCTTGAAAAGAACGGCGCTTGCGGTTTCGTAACGGCCGCTTTTGCGCCAGATTTCGGGCGGCTGCAACGCGGGCATCAGCAATTCCAACGCGCCGGCACGATTCATTTCTTCGCGGACGATTTGCTCGACTTTGCGCAAGGCCCGCAAACCGAGCGGCATGAAAGTGTAGAGGCCCGCCGTGAGTTTGCGCACCAATCCGGCGCGCAACAGAAGCTTGTGCGACGTGATCTCCGCCTCGGCAGGAGTTTCTTTGAGTGTCGGAATGAGGGTCTGGGTCCAGCGCATATTAAATGTTCAATGTTCGGTTTAAATCGAGGGGTTACGATAGTGAAGGGAACGCCGCGCGACAAGCCTTGTTGAAGCCGAGGTTGAACCGCGGAGACGCGGAAGCGCGGAGGTTGAAACTAAAAGGAGAAATTTGAGAAACCGGCGGTGAATTAGTTGTGAATAAGTTTCGGTTGATAACCACCGTGAAAGTGCTAAATAAAAAAGCAGCAGAGCAATGAGTCTGTAGTCCAAATACCGGGTTTGAGAACTTCGTCCGGGGCCAGGACTTGCCGCAAGGCAAAATTCCCGTTCGCGGGACGGCCTATCTCGTTAGACCATTGCTTTGCGCTTTTTTTTTTACCGATTCGATTTGCCCAAATTCCTTCCTTTTTCTCAAGCCGTTTGACCTGCGCACGAACGCGGAATAGTTTGTCCTCATGCAATTAGATGAAGTGCAGAAGGCGGCGCAGGAGCAATTTGCCAAACAGAGCCATCGTTACGGCCAGGGCCACATTTTGGAAAATGTGGAGGACGTGCGAAAAGCCGTCACCGAAATTTCACTGCCAGCCAGGGCTCGGGTGCTGGACGTCGCCACTGGCGGCGGCCACACGGGAATTTTTCTCGCGAGTCTTGGGCATGACGTGACGCTCGCGGACATTGCCCAGCCCATGCTGGATCGCGCTGCCAAGGCGGCGACCGAACGGGGATTCAATGTCGGCACGCAGTTGCATGCCGCGGAAAAATTTCCCAATGCCGATGGCGAATTCGATCTGGTCACTTGCCGGGTCGCGGCGCATCACTTTAGTTCGCCGGAAGATTTCATTCGCGAGACGGCGCGCGTGTTGAAACGAGGCGGTTATTTTTTATTGATTGATGGTTCGGTGGCGGATGACGAAGCGGAAGCCGAGGAATGGCTGCATGCGGTGGAGAAATTTCGCGATCCGAGTCATCACCGATTTTTGACGCCGCGCGCGTGGAGCAAAATATGCGAAGCAAAGGGCCTCACGATTCAAAGCGTGGCGATGAATCCGTTCAAGCAGCCGGATTTGAATTGGTATTTTGAAACGGCGGCGACTTCGCCGAGAAATCGCGAACGCGTTTTGGAGTTGATCACGAACGCGCCCGAGTCCGCGCGAAGACTTTTTCGCCTCGGTGGGGAGGACGGAAAAATTGTCTGGTGGTGGCAGCGCTTGACGTTAATTGCGCGAAAAAATTAATCCACGTTTAGAACCACGACCAACTTTGCGGGGAGCGTGACGTCGAAAATTTTCCCCCTTTTACTTTGCGAGTTTTAGATTACTTTGGCGGCGTGACGATTCGGGAACAAATGATTGATCTCGCCAAAAAGGCGAAGGCGGCGTCGCGTGAACTGGCCAAACTCACGACCGCCGAGAAGAATGCCTGCCTGCTCGCGATGGCGGACGCCCTAATTGCGGGCACGGATACCATCCAGGCTGCCAATGCCAAAGACATGGCTGGTGGCACGGAGGGCGGTCTTTCCTCGGCGATGCTGGATCGTCTCAAGCTGGATGACAAACGCATCGCGGGAATGGCGAAAGGCTTGCGCGAAGTCGCGGCGCTGCCCGATCCGGTGGGGCGCATCCTCGACAGCCGCACGCGGCCCAACGGGCTCAAGCTGCAAAAAATTTCCACGCCCATCGGTGTCGTCGTGATCATTTACGAATCACGGCCCAACGTGACCGCCGATGCCGCGAGCCTTTGCTTTAAATCCGGCAACGCGACCATTTTGCGCGGCGGCAAGGAAGCGATTCATTCCAACCAGGCCATCGCGCAGGTGATGTTGAGCGCGGCGAAAAAACAATTTCTTAATTTTCCCGTGGACGCCATCCAGGTTGTGCAGACGACCGAGCGCGAGGCGATCAAGGAATTGCTTTCGCTCACGCAATACGTTGATCTTTGCATGCCGCGCGGTGGCGAGGGATTGATTCGCGCGGTTGCGGAAAATTCCAAGGTGCCGGTCATCAAACATTACAAGGGCGTGTGCCATATCTATGTGGATGGCGAGGCGGATTTCAAAATGGCCGAGGAGATCACGATGAACGCGAAGGTGCAGCGGCCCGCTGTTTGCAATGCCGCGGAAACTTTGCTCGTGGACCGAAAAATCGCGCCGACGTTTTTGCCGTTGGTTGCGGCAAAACTGGTCGAGAGCAAAGTGGAGTTGCGCGCGGATGAGGAGAGCGAGCGCTTGATCGCCGAGGCCGCGCCGCATTTTAAATCCGCGCCCAATTTAAAGCGCGCGAGTGATGAGGATTTTTTCACCGAGTATAACGATTATGTTTTGAATGTGCGCGTGGTGGATGGCGTGAACCAGGCGATTGAGCATATCAATCATTATGGCTCAGCGCATTCAGACAGCATCGTGACCCGCGATGAAAAGCATGCGAAGCAATTTCTCGCCGAGGTGGATTCGGCCACGGTGTATTGGAACGCCTCGACGCGTTTCACCGACGGCGGCGAATTCGGCATGGGCGCGGAGATAGGCATCAGCACCGATAAAATCGGCGCGCGCGGGCCGATGGGTTTGGAGGAATTGACGACTTACAAGTGGGTAGGAATTGGGACGGGGCAGTTGCGCGGTTGAAAAAATTCAGAAGGAAATATTTGTGACCACAGCCATCACGCCGGTTCCCGAGACGGATTCTGATCGCGCGAATTTTGTCCGCAGCAATCTGCCGAAAGAAGGACTTTTTTCCGGGCACGACT
The Verrucomicrobiia bacterium genome window above contains:
- a CDS encoding class I SAM-dependent methyltransferase, whose amino-acid sequence is MQLDEVQKAAQEQFAKQSHRYGQGHILENVEDVRKAVTEISLPARARVLDVATGGGHTGIFLASLGHDVTLADIAQPMLDRAAKAATERGFNVGTQLHAAEKFPNADGEFDLVTCRVAAHHFSSPEDFIRETARVLKRGGYFLLIDGSVADDEAEAEEWLHAVEKFRDPSHHRFLTPRAWSKICEAKGLTIQSVAMNPFKQPDLNWYFETAATSPRNRERVLELITNAPESARRLFRLGGEDGKIVWWWQRLTLIARKN
- a CDS encoding glutamate-5-semialdehyde dehydrogenase; translated protein: MTIREQMIDLAKKAKAASRELAKLTTAEKNACLLAMADALIAGTDTIQAANAKDMAGGTEGGLSSAMLDRLKLDDKRIAGMAKGLREVAALPDPVGRILDSRTRPNGLKLQKISTPIGVVVIIYESRPNVTADAASLCFKSGNATILRGGKEAIHSNQAIAQVMLSAAKKQFLNFPVDAIQVVQTTEREAIKELLSLTQYVDLCMPRGGEGLIRAVAENSKVPVIKHYKGVCHIYVDGEADFKMAEEITMNAKVQRPAVCNAAETLLVDRKIAPTFLPLVAAKLVESKVELRADEESERLIAEAAPHFKSAPNLKRASDEDFFTEYNDYVLNVRVVDGVNQAIEHINHYGSAHSDSIVTRDEKHAKQFLAEVDSATVYWNASTRFTDGGEFGMGAEIGISTDKIGARGPMGLEELTTYKWVGIGTGQLRG
- a CDS encoding proline--tRNA ligase; the protein is MRWTQTLIPTLKETPAEAEITSHKLLLRAGLVRKLTAGLYTFMPLGLRALRKVEQIVREEMNRAGALELLMPALQPPEIWRKSGRYETASAVLFKARDHDKREWILGPTHEEVITTLVAGEINSYRQLPKNFYQIQTKFRDEVRPRFGLMRAKEFIMKDAYSFDATDELAQLSYQKMYDAYTRIFQRCGLKAIAVEADTGVMGGKFSHEFMVPAETGENEVVYCESGKYAANLEKATSQGPLTATPKTPAAAAPEKFATPGVLTIEALAAAPHNVAAHAQIKTLIYMVESKLVIALMRGDDQLNEAKFVAHLGTAQFRPATPEEIFAALGAHPGSLGAVNVSGQRIIADEVLRGASGMTTGANEDGFHLRNITIDRDIKATEWADLRTVQVGELCTVSGQPLKIRRAIEVGHVFKLGTKYSEKLEALFLDEAGKQQPAVMGCYGIGVTRTLQAVIEQSNDKDGIIWPLSVAPYRVCITPLSVAAGGPVMTLAEKIYAELTAKGVDVILDDRDERPGVKFKDSELVGFPIRLGIGEKSLAKGEVELKLRGGALTPVKVEEAVAKILELAV